In Thiovibrio frasassiensis, one DNA window encodes the following:
- a CDS encoding MFS transporter codes for MSLPQKPTPENRRIFTWCLYDWANSSFTTLVVTFVYATYFTQKIAADPTTGTALWSRGIAISALVIALLSPFLGAAADRQGKLRAYLVRSSLWCIAATALLTFVAPGMEHATTLALTLFILANVAFELGIVFYNAMLPAIAPPEKLGCISGYGWGFGYLGGLCCLALAGLTLVSETPFLPISTEAGFQYRASNLLVAAWFLLFSLPLFRSAPTQSPRPPEPAPLSLKSRFLQTLKDLGDYPEVGKFLLAHLLYNDGLVTIIAFGGIYAAGTFGMRFDEVLVFGIALNIAAGIGSLVMGRVDDRLGGKVTVLLSLAALSAGSLLAVLSYSRPTFWLAGCIIGFFTGPNQAASRSLMARLTPEQHRAEFFGFFTLSGKITSFLGPLLLGWATSHWQSQRVGMATVLLFFTAGGLLLLRVHGKCPERVRPV; via the coding sequence ATGTCGCTTCCCCAAAAACCGACCCCGGAAAACCGACGGATCTTTACCTGGTGCCTCTATGACTGGGCAAACTCCTCCTTCACCACCCTGGTGGTCACCTTTGTCTATGCCACCTACTTCACTCAGAAAATAGCCGCAGACCCCACCACCGGCACCGCCCTCTGGTCGCGGGGGATCGCGATCAGCGCCCTGGTCATTGCCCTGCTCTCTCCCTTTCTCGGTGCGGCGGCCGACCGGCAGGGCAAGCTCCGCGCCTATCTGGTCCGTTCCTCCCTTTGGTGCATCGCGGCCACCGCCCTGCTCACCTTTGTCGCCCCCGGCATGGAGCACGCAACCACCCTCGCCCTGACCCTCTTCATTCTCGCCAACGTCGCCTTTGAACTGGGGATCGTCTTCTACAATGCCATGCTGCCCGCCATTGCTCCGCCGGAAAAACTGGGGTGCATCTCCGGCTACGGCTGGGGCTTCGGCTATCTCGGCGGCCTCTGCTGTCTGGCTCTCGCCGGCCTTACCCTGGTCAGCGAGACTCCGTTCCTGCCCATTTCCACCGAGGCCGGCTTTCAATACCGGGCCAGCAACCTGCTGGTGGCGGCCTGGTTTCTCCTCTTCAGCCTGCCGCTCTTCCGCTCTGCCCCGACACAATCTCCTCGCCCCCCAGAGCCTGCCCCACTCTCCCTAAAGTCCCGATTTCTGCAAACCCTCAAGGATCTAGGGGACTATCCCGAGGTGGGGAAATTTCTCCTCGCGCATCTCCTTTACAACGACGGGCTCGTCACCATTATCGCCTTTGGCGGCATCTATGCGGCCGGCACCTTCGGGATGCGCTTCGATGAGGTCCTTGTTTTTGGCATCGCGTTGAACATTGCCGCCGGAATCGGCTCCCTGGTGATGGGTAGGGTGGATGACCGGCTGGGCGGCAAGGTCACCGTCCTCCTCAGTCTGGCTGCGCTCAGCGCGGGCAGCCTCCTTGCCGTGCTCAGTTACAGCCGCCCCACCTTCTGGCTGGCCGGTTGCATCATCGGCTTTTTTACCGGCCCCAATCAGGCGGCCAGCCGCTCTTTGATGGCCCGCCTGACCCCGGAACAGCACCGGGCGGAATTTTTCGGCTTCTTCACCCTCTCAGGCAAGATCACCTCCTTCCTCGGCCCCCTGCTCCTGGGCTGGGCCACCTCCCATTGGCAGAGCCAGCGGGTCGGCATGGCCACGGTGCTGCTTTTTTTTACCGCCGGCGGCCTGCTGCTCCTCCGCGTTCATGGAAAATGCCCGGAACGCGTCCGGCCCGTCTAA
- a CDS encoding secondary thiamine-phosphate synthase enzyme YjbQ gives MKSFRKELVFNVPSRRAFINITPQVAECLQESGIQEGLALINAMHITASVFINDDESGLHHDYEVWLEHLAPHEPVSQYRHNGYEDNADAHLKRQVMGREVVVAITEGKFDFGPWEQIFYGEFDGGRKKRVLVKIIGA, from the coding sequence ATGAAAAGCTTTCGCAAAGAACTTGTCTTCAACGTCCCAAGCCGTCGCGCTTTTATCAATATCACCCCACAGGTGGCGGAATGCCTGCAAGAATCCGGAATCCAGGAAGGCTTGGCCCTGATCAACGCCATGCACATCACCGCCTCGGTCTTCATCAACGACGATGAATCGGGGTTGCACCACGATTACGAGGTCTGGCTGGAGCATCTTGCTCCGCACGAGCCGGTTTCCCAGTACCGACATAATGGTTATGAAGACAATGCGGATGCCCATCTGAAGCGGCAGGTCATGGGCCGTGAAGTTGTAGTGGCCATCACCGAGGGGAAATTCGACTTCGGCCCCTGGGAGCAGATTTTTTACGGCGAGTTTGACGGCGGCCGCAAAAAAAGGGTGTTGGTAAAAATCATCGGAGCATAG
- a CDS encoding CDP-alcohol phosphatidyltransferase family protein — MTKRALTIPDLLSILRILIAPLLLVAGLTGQTELFLFLFLLSLVSDGLDGFLARRFHQVSQWGAQLDSWGDLATYLAAPVGVWLLWPTIVHQELIFILLGLGSFLLPILLGFCKFGRLTSYHTWAAKTAAILLGVSAPLLLLGGPPYPFRAAIIVFLLAEVEEVAITLRLKRWRTNIPSFWHCCRLPPE, encoded by the coding sequence GTGACGAAAAGAGCCCTGACCATCCCCGATCTGCTGAGCATCCTGCGCATCCTCATTGCGCCCCTGCTTCTGGTGGCCGGGCTAACGGGCCAAACCGAGCTCTTTCTTTTCCTCTTTCTCCTTTCCCTGGTCAGCGATGGCCTGGACGGCTTTCTGGCCAGGCGGTTCCATCAGGTCTCCCAATGGGGCGCCCAGCTCGACAGCTGGGGCGATCTTGCCACCTATCTTGCCGCCCCGGTCGGAGTCTGGCTGCTCTGGCCGACCATTGTCCACCAGGAGCTGATCTTTATCCTCTTGGGCCTCGGTTCCTTTCTTCTTCCGATCCTGCTCGGCTTTTGCAAGTTCGGCCGCCTGACCAGTTATCATACTTGGGCGGCAAAAACCGCCGCAATCCTTCTGGGGGTTAGCGCCCCGTTGCTCCTCCTCGGCGGTCCACCCTACCCGTTCCGCGCCGCCATCATCGTCTTCCTGCTGGCCGAAGTGGAAGAGGTGGCCATCACCCTGCGTCTGAAACGTTGGCGGACAAACATCCCGAGCTTCTGGCATTGCTGCCGGTTGCCGCCGGAGTAA